The Edaphobacter sp. 12200R-103 genome contains a region encoding:
- a CDS encoding glycosyltransferase produces the protein MVIDRTLGRIASKSRTTLDRNIPTVHLYSQNTEALSEDTFHDSMGILSEEERERCDRLRFKEDRRDFVAAHALLRRSLSAYLPRRLPEEWRFETGSRGKPALSRTSAAEEVIEFNLSHTRGFVACAISSVRVGLDVERIHPETKFIEIAEHFFHVQETSALKILSPHEGAVRFIELWTLKEALLKGLGVGISEQLQRTLVAIKDSGPICIQAPAGAKPDGWKFAVLAPEKNLRLAIAVESVNSPRILQNGLEIFPLSLSPCINENQTTGISHRTGDPLHRVPQMVSPESKPMDRHQSDTTSICFVTEEFPPTLSGLAVSSRRVVGFLRDAGFEVHVVVPDTLPNGETLRSSVEDGCTVHRVDRGRHELETRMSLHRAVKRLDHEISFDLFHGFFLPSALPCLAPARSQKLGRRRSVIASIRGTDASTLVLHPLMRPPLLQALREADWITSVNQMYLDQMNKEADIAARSSVIRNSWPDLPRTWELTRENAGVVGTSGKLRQVKDIPLLVRAFQHARPAAERLLLVGNFYDASEESWTKTLIEEFGLRRQFELTGPLPHRDAVLQLNRMRVYVQSSAMEGMPNALLEAAATGVPIVATAVGGIPEVFTHGKDALLVPHGDPLALGRAIRSVLENDELAKAIASQATLLGGKYSPEQERQRWIDLHQSLALRASEGAAQ, from the coding sequence ATGGTGATCGATAGGACGTTGGGGAGGATTGCAAGCAAATCTCGTACTACCCTCGACAGGAACATCCCTACTGTTCACCTCTATTCGCAAAATACTGAAGCGTTATCGGAAGATACTTTCCACGATTCCATGGGGATTCTATCTGAAGAGGAGCGTGAACGCTGTGATCGCCTCCGCTTCAAAGAGGATCGGCGTGACTTCGTTGCTGCGCACGCCCTGCTGCGCCGGTCACTCTCTGCTTATCTTCCCAGGCGCCTGCCAGAAGAGTGGCGTTTCGAGACCGGCTCCAGGGGCAAACCAGCCCTGAGCCGAACGTCGGCTGCAGAAGAGGTGATCGAGTTCAACCTTTCACATACAAGGGGATTTGTCGCCTGTGCGATCTCCTCCGTCCGGGTTGGGTTGGACGTCGAACGCATCCACCCGGAGACAAAGTTTATTGAGATTGCCGAACACTTCTTTCACGTCCAAGAGACCTCAGCCCTGAAAATACTTTCTCCCCACGAGGGCGCCGTCCGTTTTATTGAGCTATGGACATTGAAAGAAGCGCTTCTGAAAGGCCTCGGGGTAGGTATATCAGAACAACTTCAAAGGACTTTAGTCGCCATAAAAGATTCAGGCCCGATTTGTATCCAGGCTCCTGCCGGAGCTAAACCCGACGGATGGAAGTTTGCAGTTTTGGCCCCCGAAAAGAACCTGCGGCTCGCTATAGCGGTTGAATCGGTAAACTCTCCACGGATACTTCAAAACGGTCTCGAAATATTCCCGCTCTCTCTCTCTCCTTGCATCAACGAGAACCAAACAACCGGCATTTCCCATCGAACCGGAGATCCACTGCATCGAGTTCCCCAAATGGTCTCACCTGAAAGCAAACCAATGGATCGTCACCAGTCCGACACTACATCGATCTGTTTTGTAACTGAGGAATTTCCTCCGACATTAAGCGGGTTAGCCGTCTCCAGTCGACGTGTTGTCGGCTTTCTCAGGGACGCTGGTTTCGAGGTGCATGTTGTTGTCCCGGATACTCTGCCGAACGGTGAGACTTTACGCAGTAGCGTCGAAGACGGCTGCACAGTCCATCGCGTCGACCGAGGCCGGCACGAGTTGGAGACGCGAATGTCTCTCCACCGGGCGGTGAAGCGATTGGATCATGAGATCTCCTTCGACCTCTTCCATGGCTTTTTCCTGCCCTCCGCGCTCCCTTGCCTGGCGCCGGCTCGATCTCAGAAGTTAGGTCGGCGTCGTTCCGTAATCGCAAGCATTCGCGGAACAGACGCAAGCACACTCGTTCTTCACCCACTCATGCGGCCACCTCTGCTCCAGGCCTTGCGCGAGGCGGACTGGATCACCTCCGTCAACCAGATGTACCTCGACCAGATGAATAAAGAGGCCGATATTGCGGCACGCTCTTCGGTCATCCGCAATAGCTGGCCCGACTTGCCCCGAACCTGGGAGCTTACCCGAGAGAATGCGGGTGTAGTGGGCACCAGTGGAAAACTCAGACAGGTAAAGGATATTCCACTTCTGGTGCGTGCCTTCCAACATGCACGCCCGGCAGCAGAACGTCTTCTACTGGTTGGAAACTTCTATGACGCAAGTGAGGAGAGCTGGACCAAAACGCTCATTGAGGAATTTGGGCTGCGACGACAGTTTGAGTTGACGGGGCCCCTGCCGCATCGAGATGCAGTGCTTCAACTCAATCGGATGCGTGTCTACGTCCAGTCTTCCGCAATGGAAGGCATGCCAAATGCATTGCTGGAAGCGGCCGCCACTGGTGTACCGATTGTGGCAACTGCGGTTGGCGGCATCCCGGAGGTGTTTACCCACGGCAAGGATGCCCTGCTGGTTCCACACGGCGACCCTTTGGCTCTGGGAAGGGCCATCCGCTCTGTTCTGGAGAATGACGAACTAGCGAAGGCGATCGCTTCCCAGGCAACTTTACTCGGCGGAAAATATAGCCCGGAGCAGGAACGACAACGATGGATTGACCTCCATCAATCTCTCGCGCTTCGTGCGAGTGAGGGAGCCGCGCAATGA
- a CDS encoding ABC transporter ATP-binding protein, with protein MLLIYEAHFGVAPFQRFLEQIPLASLESDASSSSTGIAVSKPRYKASAQQIVELTKGYSKSAASLLLISIVDRMFEAAPSAMIGAAGDIVTRRSGSLFGKLGFKTVRSQLFALGGVSAVIWALDSVMSYWHTRASGKLAREIQNDLRNKAYRQLQTLDISQLEGRPVSEWISLVRSDTGRIAHFIEEGVDPFVTMFTNGLTVATTFLLRSPALAAIQMAGLPILYLVSTKLLAPIRERQEIARDREDDLNAAVLNNVNGISTITNFGRQDAEADRIACLGKNYIESADHTASIAAAYVPSIQMVVAGGFVSTLVWGGNLVNAGRLSNTFYNVMGFACLRLFNALARLGISIEHFQRTRVSFDRLIHLLEMRPLICSGDVPLQVASVSGDIVFQNVTFRYVPERAALNKVNLHIAAGKTTAIVGPTGAGKTTLQKLLLRFYEHESGTILVDGEDIRQLNTFDLRNAIATVPQQTFLFDGTVRENIAYSRPEASLEEVVSAARAAQCDDFIRGLSEGYETQVGENGNKLSGGQKQRLAIARAVLARRPIMFFDEATSAIDYETEAAMQKSMSSVVANRTTLVIAHRLSTIRDADMIYVMQDGVVSEQGTHDALLEANGLYAGMWRIQTGEANRRLAADKVD; from the coding sequence TTGCTCTTAATCTACGAAGCGCATTTCGGCGTTGCGCCGTTCCAGCGCTTTTTGGAACAGATTCCTCTGGCATCGCTGGAATCCGATGCTTCTTCGAGTTCTACCGGGATTGCTGTATCGAAGCCGCGGTACAAGGCATCTGCGCAGCAGATCGTCGAGCTCACGAAGGGGTATTCGAAGTCTGCGGCGTCACTTTTGCTGATATCGATCGTCGATCGCATGTTCGAGGCGGCACCTTCGGCGATGATTGGAGCCGCGGGCGATATTGTGACTCGCCGGTCGGGCTCTCTGTTTGGAAAGCTGGGATTCAAGACTGTTCGTTCACAGCTATTTGCGCTCGGCGGAGTGAGTGCCGTGATCTGGGCACTTGATTCCGTCATGAGCTATTGGCATACGCGCGCTTCCGGCAAGTTAGCTCGAGAGATTCAGAACGACCTGCGTAACAAAGCTTACCGGCAGTTGCAGACGCTGGATATTTCGCAGCTTGAGGGACGGCCGGTAAGCGAATGGATTAGCCTGGTGCGCAGCGATACGGGCCGTATCGCCCACTTTATCGAAGAGGGCGTGGATCCCTTCGTTACGATGTTCACCAATGGATTGACGGTTGCGACGACTTTCCTGCTTCGTTCTCCAGCCCTGGCGGCGATTCAGATGGCAGGTTTGCCAATCCTCTACCTGGTATCTACAAAGCTGCTTGCACCTATCCGCGAACGGCAAGAGATTGCTCGCGACCGGGAAGATGATCTGAATGCGGCTGTACTGAATAACGTGAACGGGATTTCAACGATCACTAACTTCGGGCGACAGGACGCCGAAGCGGATCGCATTGCCTGTCTGGGCAAGAATTACATAGAAAGCGCAGACCATACGGCAAGCATCGCAGCGGCGTATGTGCCTTCGATTCAGATGGTCGTAGCTGGAGGTTTTGTATCCACATTGGTGTGGGGTGGCAACCTGGTGAATGCCGGTCGCCTCTCCAATACGTTTTACAACGTGATGGGCTTTGCCTGTCTACGATTGTTTAACGCGCTGGCTCGTCTCGGAATCAGTATTGAACATTTCCAGCGCACTCGCGTGTCTTTCGACCGCCTGATTCATTTGCTGGAAATGCGGCCCCTGATCTGCAGCGGAGATGTTCCGCTACAGGTTGCTTCTGTTTCTGGCGACATTGTGTTTCAGAATGTCACTTTTCGCTATGTCCCCGAACGGGCCGCGCTTAACAAGGTCAACCTCCATATTGCTGCGGGGAAGACGACTGCTATCGTCGGCCCGACAGGGGCAGGAAAGACGACTTTGCAGAAGTTACTGCTGCGTTTCTACGAACATGAATCAGGGACCATCCTGGTTGATGGCGAGGACATTCGCCAACTGAATACATTCGATCTTCGCAACGCAATTGCCACGGTGCCGCAACAGACATTTCTATTCGACGGCACGGTACGCGAAAATATCGCTTATTCGCGTCCCGAGGCATCGCTGGAAGAGGTGGTGAGCGCAGCGCGGGCAGCGCAATGCGATGATTTTATTCGCGGCCTCAGTGAAGGTTACGAGACGCAGGTCGGGGAAAACGGCAACAAGCTGTCGGGAGGGCAGAAGCAACGTCTGGCGATTGCCCGCGCCGTGCTTGCGCGCCGGCCGATTATGTTCTTCGACGAGGCTACTTCGGCGATCGACTATGAGACTGAGGCTGCAATGCAGAAGTCGATGAGTTCCGTAGTCGCCAATCGAACCACCCTGGTCATCGCTCATCGTCTGTCCACAATACGAGATGCAGACATGATCTATGTGATGCAGGACGGTGTGGTCAGCGAGCAGGGAACGCATGATGCGTTGCTCGAAGCCAACGGACTTTATGCGGGGATGTGGCGCATCCAGACGGGCGAAGCAAACCGCCGCTTGGCCGCAGATAAGGTTGACTGA
- a CDS encoding glycosyltransferase, whose translation MKITVIAVGTRGDVQPLIALASGLHLAGHTVRFATEAIFADVLRKAGLEFYQLSGDSERFHAGPAGVAFRESLDRSPFHFRRFWKAFVAIGFRKHLREIVEPCRDAEAIVCLPYLNIGATLAELLRVPCFVAGMIPVPAFPTGDFPYPFFSGAKPDMASDANLRTWRRALPLMRISDDSVQEWREQTLGLPRQSFVESYQATRRLPHLFGFSQVLVPKPQDWDEGQSITGFWHLPPSTTFTASTDLQEFLDAGEAPVLVGFGSHVGREPQRLTKLVAEALALAGRRGILVTGWGALKNVNLGKSVFSTPGVPYDWLLPRVSAAVHHGGSGTIGACLRAGVPQIVTPFGYDQTFWGHRIAALGLGSNPIQAKTMTAIELASAIELVTGSDTIRSRAHDVGAQVSTEDGVATAVKVIEAYLARRRLTMASLKPELTAP comes from the coding sequence ATGAAAATTACCGTCATCGCAGTTGGAACACGAGGCGACGTCCAGCCCCTGATTGCGCTCGCCTCAGGACTGCATCTGGCAGGTCACACGGTTCGTTTTGCCACCGAAGCGATATTTGCCGATGTTCTGCGGAAGGCCGGCCTGGAGTTTTACCAGCTTAGCGGTGACTCTGAGCGCTTCCATGCCGGCCCGGCAGGAGTCGCATTTCGTGAAAGCCTGGATCGCTCCCCCTTCCACTTCCGCCGATTCTGGAAGGCCTTCGTGGCCATCGGCTTTCGCAAACATCTGCGTGAGATTGTAGAGCCATGCCGCGATGCCGAAGCTATCGTCTGCCTTCCCTACCTTAATATCGGAGCAACACTCGCAGAACTCTTACGCGTTCCCTGTTTTGTTGCGGGCATGATTCCTGTTCCCGCGTTTCCCACGGGAGACTTCCCCTATCCATTCTTCAGCGGCGCCAAACCAGACATGGCGAGCGATGCAAACCTGCGCACCTGGCGTCGCGCACTGCCGCTCATGCGCATCAGCGACGACTCCGTACAGGAATGGCGGGAACAGACCCTTGGACTTCCTCGCCAGTCCTTCGTCGAGAGTTACCAGGCGACACGGAGGCTTCCTCATCTCTTCGGATTCAGCCAGGTCCTGGTGCCAAAACCGCAAGACTGGGATGAGGGTCAGTCGATCACAGGCTTCTGGCACCTGCCACCGTCAACAACGTTCACCGCATCCACCGATCTACAGGAGTTTCTCGACGCAGGAGAGGCCCCTGTCCTTGTCGGCTTTGGAAGTCATGTTGGTCGCGAGCCACAGCGGCTCACAAAACTTGTTGCAGAGGCACTCGCATTGGCCGGACGCCGCGGCATCCTGGTAACCGGGTGGGGAGCCCTGAAGAACGTCAACCTGGGAAAGTCGGTATTTTCCACTCCGGGCGTCCCTTACGACTGGCTCTTGCCGCGAGTCTCTGCTGCAGTTCACCACGGAGGGTCCGGCACAATCGGGGCATGCCTGCGCGCCGGAGTGCCACAGATTGTCACACCCTTTGGTTACGACCAGACCTTCTGGGGACACCGCATTGCGGCATTAGGCCTTGGCTCAAATCCCATTCAAGCCAAGACAATGACCGCTATCGAATTGGCATCTGCTATCGAACTCGTCACCGGAAGCGATACGATTCGCAGCCGTGCTCACGATGTAGGCGCCCAGGTAAGTACCGAAGACGGAGTAGCCACCGCAGTAAAAGTCATCGAAGCCTATCTCGCACGAAGAAGGCTTACGATGGCTTCTTTGAAGCCGGAGTTGACGGCGCCATAA
- a CDS encoding endo-1,4-beta-xylanase: protein MIDPFSKIVFGIYPGGPAGSNSGLAAGKPDDPAKINEALDHLQGNDRRQLLVRAYMPFVAHDRKLGVKATPSSAKQYSDYDVSRQKISQRKLDLVLTFGDMQGDIEAWSQFVRKAIRLNADQLGKVQVTEEPNLVYPPGDGRFPQIAEAVVEGVIAAREQVQQLGLDVLVGFNAVQAYESVDPFWERLDACASDRFRQSLDYVGVDLFPDVFKPLGDVTMEEAVLYGLSSFRHQLEAIKLAASIPIHVTEHGWPTSLERSYDHQARVLDETVRTIAKYQREFLVSHYEFFSLRDADSYNPGIFFQFGLLRDDYSPKPAFEVFRQLIAEFGA, encoded by the coding sequence GTGATCGATCCTTTCTCTAAAATCGTGTTCGGCATCTATCCTGGCGGCCCCGCAGGATCGAACAGTGGCTTGGCTGCGGGAAAGCCTGACGACCCCGCCAAGATCAATGAGGCTCTCGATCATCTACAGGGGAATGATCGCCGCCAGTTGCTGGTACGGGCTTATATGCCTTTTGTGGCGCATGATCGCAAGCTAGGAGTAAAGGCTACGCCTTCTTCTGCGAAACAATATTCTGACTACGATGTCAGCCGGCAAAAGATCAGTCAGCGAAAATTGGACCTTGTGCTGACCTTTGGGGACATGCAGGGAGACATCGAAGCATGGTCTCAGTTTGTCCGTAAAGCAATTCGTCTGAATGCGGACCAGTTGGGTAAGGTGCAGGTTACTGAAGAGCCCAATCTGGTATATCCGCCCGGAGATGGACGCTTTCCGCAGATAGCGGAAGCTGTCGTGGAAGGCGTGATTGCCGCTCGAGAACAGGTACAGCAGTTAGGGCTCGATGTACTGGTTGGCTTTAATGCCGTGCAGGCATATGAGAGCGTCGATCCTTTCTGGGAGCGGCTGGACGCATGTGCTTCAGACAGATTCAGGCAGTCTCTTGACTATGTTGGGGTCGATCTTTTTCCGGATGTCTTCAAACCGTTGGGCGATGTCACGATGGAAGAAGCAGTGCTGTATGGACTGTCCAGCTTTCGACATCAGCTTGAGGCGATCAAGCTTGCTGCGTCTATTCCGATCCACGTAACCGAACATGGATGGCCTACGAGCCTCGAGCGTTCCTATGATCACCAGGCCAGAGTCCTGGATGAAACGGTGAGAACCATTGCGAAGTACCAGAGGGAGTTCCTCGTTTCGCACTATGAGTTCTTCTCTCTTCGAGACGCCGACTCCTACAATCCAGGAATCTTCTTCCAGTTTGGGCTGCTGCGCGACGATTACAGCCCGAAGCCAGCCTTCGAGGTCTTTCGTCAGCTTATTGCGGAGTTCGGCGCGTGA